Proteins encoded in a region of the Uloborus diversus isolate 005 chromosome 1, Udiv.v.3.1, whole genome shotgun sequence genome:
- the LOC129222761 gene encoding potassium voltage-gated channel protein Shal-like, whose protein sequence is MASVAAWLPFARAAAIGWVPIANNPLPAPPVTKEQRKKEDEKFIINVSGRRFETWRNTVEKYPDTLLGSNEREFFYDEESREYFFDRDPDIFRHILNYYRTGKLHYPKHECLMSYDDELAFFGIIPDVIGDCCYEDYRDRKRENAERLMDDRMSEVDNQLDLSRCTMQQKMWRAFENPHTGTAALVFYYVTGFFIAVSVMANVVETLPCAMDYATGERRSCGSNYKVAFFCLDTACVMIFTAEYLLRLYAAPDRWKFMRSVMCIIDVVAILPYYIGLGIKDNDDVSGAFVTLRVFRVFRIFKFSRHSQGLRILGYTLKSCASELGFLVFSLAMAIIIFATVMFYAEKNVEDTTFTSIPAAFWYTIVTMTTLG, encoded by the coding sequence ATGGCATCTGTTGCTGCCTGGTTACCCTTCGCTAGAGCTGCTGCCATCGGTTGGGTCCCCATAGCGAATAATCCTCTACCAGCGCCTCCGGTGACCAAAGAACAGCGGAAAAAAGAGGATGAGAAGTTCATCATCAACGTGAGTGGGAGACGGTTCGAAACGTGGCGGAACACCGTGGAGAAATACCCGGACACTCTGCTTGGCTCTAACGAGCGTGAGTTCTTCTACGACGAAGAATCAAGGGAATACTTCTTCGATCGGGATCCCGACATTTTCCGGCACATCCTCAATTACTACCGAACGGGGAAGCTGCACTATCCCAAGCACGAGTGTCTGATGTCGTACGACGATGAGCTCGCCTTCTTCGGCATCATCCCAGACGTGATCGGAGACTGTTGTTATGAGGACTATCGCGACAGAAAGCGCGAAAATGCGGAAAGACTCATGGACGATCGCATGTCCGAGGTAGATAATCAGCTGGACTTGAGCAGGTGTACGATGCAGCAGAAAATGTGGCGGGCCTTCGAGAACCCGCACACGGGCACCGCAGCGCTCGTGTTCTACTACGTGACGGGATTTTTCATCGCAGTGTCGGTCATGGCCAACGTGGTGGAGACGCTACCCTGTGCGATGGACTACGCTACCGGCGAACGCCGGTCCTGTGGCTCCAACTACAAGGTGGCTTTCTTCTGCTTGGACACCGCCTGCGTTATGATCTTCACGGCCGAGTACTTGCTGCGGCTGTACGCGGCACCGGACAGGTGGAAGTTCATGCGGAGTGTTATGTGCATCATCGACGTGGTGGCCATCTTGCCCTATTACATAGGGCTGGGCATCAAAGACAACGACGATGTGTCGGGCGCTTTTGTCACGCTCCGTGTGTTTCGTGTCTTCCGCATCTTCAAATTCTCCCGCCACTCTCAGGGCCTAAGGATTCTAGGCTACACCCTGAAGAGTTGTGCTTCTGAACTAGGTTTCCTGGTATTCTCACTGGCCATGGCCATCATCATCTTCGCGACGGTTATGTTCTACGCGGAGAAAAATGTTGAGGATACCACTTTCACCTCCATTCCTGCAGCCTTCTGGTATACCATTGTCACAATGACTACATTGGGGTGA